One part of the Bacillus sp. FJAT-27916 genome encodes these proteins:
- a CDS encoding DUF4179 domain-containing protein: MDKNTFSNKVNEVDVPKEEVLQSIKLGISRAEEEHHPNKRKPRLKAWIMSTVAAVILMSSSLIVPSFSKVLADAPIIGGLYANFNDMVGRSLEKQNLVKELNQTYTSNGVDIALTSAYYDGYLIGITFDVKGNLQEKDGYYYALYEIFNGDPLADETKELTTLTKTKDGYTGHIRIVYPYKDLPKNDTIPVSFEEIGTKKGNWQFDVPVQQNQIEKYVFDNKESTNPEGDIVFKVASVITGKASTAIIYSVTYPKGELDSSVRMLNVDSTAHIPLGGTSDGKIDQITDGDRTTIIRRLVIPDRLENTTLTVWPSYDETHSPVEPIKIDLP; encoded by the coding sequence ATGGACAAAAACACGTTCTCTAATAAAGTTAACGAAGTTGACGTACCAAAGGAAGAGGTTTTGCAATCAATCAAGCTGGGAATTAGCCGCGCAGAGGAAGAACACCATCCCAATAAAAGAAAACCTCGTCTAAAGGCTTGGATTATGTCAACTGTTGCTGCGGTAATCCTGATGTCTTCCAGCTTAATCGTCCCTTCTTTTTCAAAAGTGCTGGCGGATGCACCTATAATCGGAGGTTTGTATGCAAACTTTAACGATATGGTTGGAAGGAGCTTAGAAAAGCAAAATCTAGTGAAGGAGCTCAATCAGACCTATACAAGCAACGGTGTGGATATTGCGTTAACAAGTGCTTACTATGACGGATATCTAATTGGCATTACCTTTGATGTAAAAGGGAATCTCCAGGAGAAAGATGGCTATTATTATGCATTATATGAAATTTTTAATGGTGACCCGCTAGCTGATGAGACAAAGGAACTAACAACTTTGACAAAAACGAAAGATGGCTATACAGGGCATATTCGTATTGTTTATCCATATAAGGATTTACCCAAGAATGATACCATTCCTGTTTCCTTTGAAGAAATAGGAACGAAAAAAGGCAATTGGCAATTTGATGTACCTGTGCAACAAAACCAAATCGAGAAATACGTGTTTGACAACAAAGAAAGCACGAATCCTGAGGGTGATATAGTATTTAAAGTGGCATCTGTCATAACTGGTAAAGCTTCTACTGCTATCATTTATAGTGTCACTTATCCAAAGGGAGAATTAGATTCCTCCGTTAGAATGCTGAATGTTGACAGTACTGCACATATACCTTTGGGAGGAACAAGTGATGGGAAGATCGATCAAATAACAGATGGGGATAGAACAACCATTATTAGAAGATTAGTAATTCCAGACCGACTAGAAAATACAACCTTGACGGTATGGCCGTCATATGATGAAACTCATTCACCTGTGGAACCAATAAAAATAGATCTTCCATAA
- a CDS encoding ATP phosphoribosyltransferase regulatory subunit yields MKWTLFGVFPVLILENLELDVIIQYNNRKLLAGMLRGFGVEREKINPVILILDKLEKVGLNAVVSELHEQGLSDSTISLLERFLLEAKNVSCFESFAPGNEEVREGLKELNELESFLSILGINQQCVFNPFLARGLEIYTGTIYEIFLTNQSIKSSIGSGGRYDQAIGGLIGTGENYSTVGISFGLDVIYTAISSITGPSDSKSDVDYYIIPLGTLKESLLVANALREKGFKVELEMSNKKMSKALKKANKERISTVILIGEEEVRNNQIKVKDMTSGLEINEDFSFNASSIDN; encoded by the coding sequence ATGAAGTGGACCCTGTTTGGTGTTTTTCCTGTTCTCATTCTGGAAAACCTCGAGCTAGATGTCATCATCCAATACAATAATCGCAAGCTCTTAGCAGGGATGCTTCGTGGATTTGGTGTGGAAAGGGAAAAAATCAATCCAGTCATTCTCATCTTAGATAAACTTGAAAAAGTGGGCCTTAATGCTGTGGTTTCTGAGCTGCATGAACAAGGCTTATCAGATTCCACTATTTCATTGCTGGAGAGATTTCTATTAGAGGCTAAGAATGTTAGCTGTTTTGAATCATTTGCTCCCGGGAATGAAGAGGTGAGGGAAGGACTAAAGGAACTAAATGAGTTAGAATCCTTTCTATCCATACTAGGTATCAATCAACAATGTGTCTTCAATCCCTTCCTTGCGCGTGGCTTAGAGATCTATACCGGCACAATCTATGAAATATTCTTAACGAATCAATCTATCAAATCGAGTATTGGAAGCGGGGGCAGATATGATCAGGCGATAGGCGGGTTGATTGGCACAGGTGAAAACTATTCAACGGTTGGAATTTCATTTGGTTTGGATGTGATTTATACGGCCATTAGCTCAATAACGGGACCTTCAGACAGCAAATCTGATGTGGATTATTACATCATTCCATTAGGTACGCTAAAGGAATCGTTGTTAGTAGCAAACGCTTTGCGGGAGAAGGGCTTTAAGGTGGAGCTTGAGATGAGCAACAAAAAGATGAGTAAGGCTCTAAAGAAGGCAAACAAAGAGAGAATATCTACGGTAATCCTTATCGGGGAAGAGGAGGTAAGGAATAATCAAATCAAAGTGAAGGATATGACCTCTGGGCTTGAGATAAATGAGGATTTTTCGTTTAATGCATCCTCTATAGATAACTAA
- a CDS encoding cell wall hydrolase, which produces MPRVQYRESDIDLMARLMRAEAEGEGQQGMLYVGNVVVNRAVANCLDFKDVRTIEQVVYQVQGGNYSFEAVQKGNLFYQRARPQEKRLAKQNLDYWRDQPAKYALWYFNPYAPCPPTWYDQPFSGQYKNHCFYEPAANTCESVYSD; this is translated from the coding sequence ATGCCAAGAGTTCAATACCGAGAATCAGATATTGATTTAATGGCGAGGTTAATGAGGGCAGAAGCCGAGGGTGAAGGTCAACAAGGGATGTTATATGTTGGCAATGTAGTGGTTAATCGTGCTGTAGCGAATTGTTTAGACTTTAAGGATGTAAGAACGATTGAACAAGTCGTTTATCAAGTACAAGGAGGAAATTATTCTTTTGAAGCTGTTCAAAAAGGAAATCTATTTTACCAAAGGGCGAGGCCTCAAGAAAAAAGGTTAGCAAAACAGAATTTGGATTATTGGAGAGATCAACCAGCGAAATATGCCCTTTGGTATTTTAATCCATATGCTCCCTGTCCTCCAACGTGGTACGATCAACCTTTTAGTGGTCAATATAAAAATCATTGTTTTTATGAACCAGCAGCTAATACTTGTGAAAGTGTTTATTCAGATTAG
- a CDS encoding NUDIX hydrolase, whose protein sequence is MEILTFGCIEENKEYIRRPAVYGIVFNEQKDQIAIIQTGDGNCFLPGGGIEYKETHEECMKREALEEMGMAIELGPFLGCAQRYFYSTNEYKYYLSEGFFYIGELGKRVCEPTEEDNFLIWVNPVDAIDHLFHEHQAWAVKEALKTFGC, encoded by the coding sequence GTGGAAATTCTTACTTTTGGCTGCATAGAAGAGAATAAGGAATACATAAGAAGACCAGCCGTTTACGGCATCGTTTTTAATGAACAGAAGGATCAAATCGCCATCATTCAAACAGGTGATGGGAACTGTTTTCTTCCTGGAGGAGGAATCGAATATAAGGAAACGCATGAGGAGTGTATGAAAAGGGAAGCGTTAGAGGAAATGGGGATGGCGATTGAGTTGGGTCCGTTTTTAGGCTGTGCTCAAAGATACTTCTATTCGACCAATGAGTATAAGTACTATCTGAGTGAAGGATTTTTTTATATAGGTGAATTAGGTAAGCGAGTATGTGAACCTACAGAAGAGGATAACTTCCTCATATGGGTTAACCCAGTTGATGCGATTGATCATTTGTTTCATGAACATCAAGCTTGGGCGGTTAAGGAAGCATTAAAAACTTTTGGATGTTGA
- a CDS encoding toxic anion resistance protein, translated as MSEQTRDMDELVIESVIKPEDMAKLNDEANDVVQKINDTDSSQVDAILEQLNNFGGNEQRLAGESLNSLRRPVKDMMDNDDSHGIPDNLLKLREAVNELNPNSLEAKGLAKIMPKFMRRKSTDKYVAKYQSVEKNIDEIVQSLLRGRDMLQEDNAELEVIKKDVHDKIYLLEKQIFMGKNLFQMIEDKRNEPDWQGKTQIVNEAQEKIIVRTKNMSSMVNVLQQSLASVDIIKKNNDKLKEAIRNAIDTTKNLAPVTSAIHLALQNQQKIITAINDVNEATENMIMANAQMLKDNTEKTTKLLENPSVSLEKLQKAYQDIYSAIETQEASSRRIISSSKEFVAKLDDMNREMRTKLLNQ; from the coding sequence ATGAGTGAACAAACACGAGATATGGATGAATTAGTGATTGAATCCGTCATCAAGCCAGAGGATATGGCAAAGCTGAATGATGAAGCGAATGATGTCGTCCAAAAGATTAATGATACCGATTCTTCTCAGGTGGACGCCATTCTTGAGCAGCTTAATAATTTCGGCGGCAATGAACAGCGTCTTGCCGGGGAATCCTTAAACAGCCTTCGCCGTCCGGTGAAGGATATGATGGATAATGATGACAGCCACGGGATTCCGGATAATTTACTCAAGCTTCGTGAAGCGGTGAATGAATTAAACCCGAATTCGTTGGAGGCAAAGGGCTTAGCAAAGATTATGCCAAAGTTCATGCGCAGGAAGTCCACGGATAAATATGTGGCGAAATATCAATCCGTCGAAAAGAACATTGACGAGATTGTCCAATCCCTGCTTCGCGGACGCGATATGCTCCAAGAAGACAATGCGGAGCTTGAAGTCATCAAAAAGGATGTCCATGACAAGATCTATTTGCTTGAGAAGCAAATCTTCATGGGCAAGAACCTCTTCCAAATGATAGAGGATAAACGGAACGAGCCTGATTGGCAAGGAAAGACACAAATTGTCAATGAAGCACAGGAGAAAATCATTGTCCGGACGAAAAACATGAGCTCAATGGTGAACGTGCTTCAGCAATCACTTGCTTCCGTTGATATCATCAAGAAGAACAATGACAAGCTGAAGGAAGCCATCCGCAATGCGATTGATACGACCAAGAACTTGGCGCCGGTCACATCAGCGATTCATTTGGCCCTTCAAAACCAACAAAAAATCATCACAGCCATCAATGATGTGAATGAGGCAACCGAAAACATGATCATGGCCAATGCGCAAATGCTCAAGGACAATACGGAGAAGACAACGAAACTGCTCGAGAACCCATCCGTCTCCTTGGAGAAGCTGCAAAAGGCCTACCAAGATATTTACTCGGCGATTGAAACACAAGAGGCTTCCAGCCGAAGAATCATTTCAAGCAGCAAGGAATTTGTCGCAAAACTCGATGACATGAACAGAGAAATGCGTACCAAGCTGCTTAACCAATAA
- a CDS encoding DUF1919 domain-containing protein → MAKSMKGFFHKASSALFHSRLRNEVTNQDFTIVSNNEWGEKVYRDLGMEYKSPFIGMYIYAPDYIRLLENFQYYMSQRLKFTLHSKYGWREENYPIGLLGGDIEIHFIKYRYRQEALEKWNERVDRMNWDNLFIKMSDQYHCTEECIKRFDALPFENKVCFTAKPLGHLDSVVYFSEQKVATDLENELGDYHKYFDLAEWLNHGKVVKKIPHENNPFWHYERTSF, encoded by the coding sequence ATGGCTAAGAGTATGAAAGGGTTCTTTCATAAAGCCTCGAGTGCACTTTTTCATTCCCGTTTAAGAAATGAAGTGACGAACCAGGATTTTACGATTGTATCTAATAATGAATGGGGAGAGAAAGTCTATCGAGATTTAGGGATGGAGTACAAGAGCCCGTTTATTGGGATGTATATTTATGCGCCGGATTATATACGCCTTTTAGAGAATTTCCAGTATTATATGAGTCAGCGGCTGAAGTTTACCCTGCACTCGAAATACGGGTGGCGTGAGGAGAATTATCCGATTGGACTATTGGGCGGGGATATTGAGATTCATTTTATCAAATACCGGTACAGGCAGGAAGCGTTAGAGAAGTGGAATGAACGGGTTGACCGGATGAATTGGGATAACCTATTCATTAAGATGAGTGATCAGTATCATTGCACGGAGGAATGCATTAAGCGGTTTGATGCGCTGCCTTTTGAGAATAAGGTTTGCTTTACGGCAAAGCCGTTAGGGCATTTGGATAGTGTCGTTTACTTCAGCGAACAAAAGGTCGCGACAGATCTTGAGAACGAGCTGGGGGACTATCATAAATATTTTGATTTAGCTGAATGGCTGAATCACGGAAAGGTTGTCAAGAAAATCCCGCATGAGAATAATCCGTTTTGGCATTATGAGCGAACGTCCTTTTGA
- a CDS encoding VanZ family protein — MSKTKGNQHPLTMGLFVIYLLALIWIILFKMSLSLQELPEFRGMNFISFGGSVITNDRLDLSEIINNIVIFVPFGIYLCMVKPEWRLIKNLILIAAVSFSFEIIQFIFAIGGTDITDLLGNTLGGVIGIGIYSLLYKWITKRNTNKILTILALIGTICFIAHFGLLFVANH; from the coding sequence ATGAGTAAAACAAAAGGAAATCAGCACCCATTAACGATGGGTTTGTTCGTTATTTATTTGCTCGCTTTGATATGGATTATATTATTTAAAATGTCTTTATCGCTTCAGGAGTTACCTGAGTTTAGAGGGATGAACTTCATTTCTTTTGGCGGGTCCGTTATAACGAATGATCGACTGGATCTTAGTGAGATTATCAATAATATAGTCATTTTTGTGCCGTTTGGCATTTATTTATGTATGGTCAAGCCAGAATGGAGATTGATCAAGAACCTCATTCTTATCGCTGCTGTCAGTTTTTCATTTGAAATCATTCAGTTTATTTTTGCGATAGGCGGAACCGATATAACGGATCTTTTAGGGAATACATTGGGCGGCGTAATTGGGATAGGTATTTATTCCTTGCTGTATAAATGGATAACGAAAAGGAATACGAATAAAATACTGACGATACTCGCACTAATCGGTACGATTTGTTTTATAGCCCATTTTGGATTGTTGTTTGTCGCTAATCATTAA
- a CDS encoding PspC domain-containing protein codes for MDNKKLYRSRTNIVLSGVCGGLSDYLKIDAVIVRLGFVLLALLTAIIPCLILYICAMFLIPEEDHRSPADLTEPEEQSKD; via the coding sequence ATGGATAACAAGAAACTGTACAGGTCCAGAACGAATATCGTCTTATCAGGCGTATGCGGCGGATTATCTGACTATCTAAAAATAGATGCAGTTATCGTTCGATTAGGATTTGTCCTATTGGCCTTGTTGACCGCCATTATTCCTTGTCTTATTTTGTATATATGTGCCATGTTCCTTATTCCCGAAGAAGATCATCGAAGCCCTGCAGATTTAACAGAACCTGAGGAGCAATCAAAGGACTAA
- a CDS encoding serine hydrolase domain-containing protein, whose amino-acid sequence MANAYIDINERMKHNHVAGLSMSVIHRGHIVQVDHYGLLEIGTNKKVDSNAIFNACSISKFLTAFLVMRLTEQGMLDLDEDVNHRLTSWKIPDNPFTANKKVTLRSLLSHQSGIVDPPDSFGAIDSNEEIPSMVNLLSGRTSYCKEPIEVKYEPESDFQYSDAGFCLIQQLIEDVIGEPFERVMEKLIFRPLKMMNSTYTPIKLGENIACGHTKDGSLVDRKYPIYPYPAAAGLWTTSSDLALLVIDVMSALKKESKVGISANQVNEMITPQGCKEWTGLGVFLDGEEVSSLGWGVGFQCMLVAYPRLGSGLIIMTNTDQGVHQLEGIIGEVYHSHSFE is encoded by the coding sequence ATGGCTAATGCCTATATAGATATAAATGAACGAATGAAGCATAATCATGTAGCTGGTTTAAGTATGTCTGTCATCCATCGTGGTCATATTGTACAGGTTGATCATTATGGTCTATTAGAAATAGGAACCAATAAAAAGGTGGACAGTAACGCTATTTTCAATGCTTGTTCAATCAGTAAGTTTCTAACGGCCTTCTTAGTAATGAGATTAACAGAACAAGGCATGCTGGATTTAGATGAAGACGTCAACCATCGGCTGACATCGTGGAAAATCCCAGATAATCCTTTTACCGCCAATAAAAAAGTGACATTGAGAAGCTTGCTTAGTCATCAATCTGGCATTGTCGATCCACCGGATAGTTTTGGGGCAATTGATTCCAATGAGGAGATTCCTTCAATGGTTAATCTATTATCTGGAAGGACGTCTTATTGTAAGGAACCTATAGAAGTAAAGTACGAACCAGAGAGTGATTTTCAATACTCGGATGCAGGCTTTTGCCTTATACAGCAATTGATAGAGGATGTGATAGGAGAGCCTTTTGAAAGAGTCATGGAGAAGCTGATTTTCCGTCCGTTGAAGATGATGAATAGTACATATACACCAATTAAATTAGGAGAAAATATCGCTTGTGGACATACGAAAGATGGGAGTTTAGTCGATCGCAAATACCCCATATACCCTTATCCTGCAGCGGCTGGATTATGGACAACTTCTTCAGATTTAGCGCTGTTAGTCATAGATGTAATGAGCGCTCTAAAGAAGGAAAGTAAAGTGGGCATTTCAGCGAATCAAGTAAACGAAATGATAACCCCACAAGGCTGTAAGGAATGGACAGGATTAGGGGTTTTTCTTGATGGGGAGGAAGTTTCATCATTAGGCTGGGGAGTGGGATTTCAATGCATGTTAGTGGCGTATCCTCGATTGGGAAGCGGGTTAATCATCATGACAAATACGGATCAAGGCGTTCATCAATTAGAAGGGATTATTGGTGAGGTCTATCATTCACATAGCTTTGAATGA
- the araA gene encoding L-arabinose isomerase translates to MLTVKPYEFWFVTGSQNLYGEETLKEVEANTKKIVESLDEDSVLSYRLVFKDVVKEADSIRRLALEANADENCAGIVTWMHTFSPAKMWIAGLASLQKPLLHLHTQFNRDIPWNGIDMDFMNTNQSAHGDREFGFMGSRLQIKRKVVVGHWDSEEVKTKIGSWMRTAVAFSESKQLKVARFGDNMRNVAVTEGDKIEAQIKLGWTVDGYGIGDLVDSMNQVTEEQLDDVMKEYEETYSIVPEGQSEGFIRDSIRYQAKIELGLKSFLEKGGYTAFTTTFEDLHGMKQLPGLAVQRLMEQGYGFAGEGDWKTAALVRLGKIIADGEDTSFMEDYTYHFEPGNEMVLGAHMLEVCPTIAATKPTIAVHPLGIGGKEDPARMIFNGKSGSALNSSIVDLGHRFRLIVNEVDAIEPEIDMPNLPVARILWRPQPSLNEGAENWILAGGAHHTLFSYKVTTEQLRDFAELIGIECVVINQETNKHAFVNELRWNDVVYK, encoded by the coding sequence ATGTTAACAGTGAAGCCTTATGAATTTTGGTTTGTGACCGGCAGTCAAAACTTGTACGGAGAAGAGACATTAAAAGAGGTAGAAGCGAACACAAAGAAAATCGTTGAATCGCTCGATGAGGATTCTGTTTTATCCTACCGCCTAGTCTTCAAGGATGTCGTGAAGGAGGCAGATTCGATCAGACGATTGGCGCTTGAGGCGAATGCAGATGAGAATTGTGCTGGAATTGTGACCTGGATGCACACCTTCAGCCCGGCAAAAATGTGGATTGCGGGTCTTGCTTCGCTGCAAAAGCCGCTTCTCCATCTTCACACACAGTTTAATCGGGATATCCCATGGAACGGGATTGATATGGACTTCATGAACACCAATCAGTCCGCACATGGCGACCGTGAATTCGGCTTCATGGGCAGCCGCCTGCAAATCAAGCGCAAGGTCGTTGTCGGTCATTGGGATAGTGAAGAAGTGAAAACAAAGATTGGCAGCTGGATGAGAACAGCTGTTGCCTTCTCAGAGAGCAAGCAATTGAAGGTGGCTCGCTTCGGCGACAATATGCGTAATGTAGCCGTGACAGAGGGAGACAAGATTGAGGCGCAAATCAAGCTTGGCTGGACAGTTGACGGCTATGGAATCGGGGACTTGGTTGACAGCATGAATCAAGTGACCGAGGAGCAGCTGGATGACGTTATGAAGGAATATGAGGAAACATACAGCATCGTTCCAGAAGGACAAAGCGAAGGGTTCATCAGAGATTCCATTCGATATCAGGCAAAGATTGAGCTTGGATTGAAATCCTTCCTTGAAAAAGGAGGCTATACGGCCTTCACGACAACATTTGAAGACCTGCATGGCATGAAACAGCTGCCCGGGCTTGCTGTACAAAGATTGATGGAGCAGGGCTACGGATTTGCTGGTGAAGGGGATTGGAAAACAGCAGCGCTCGTTCGTCTTGGGAAGATCATTGCTGATGGGGAGGATACATCCTTCATGGAGGATTATACGTATCATTTCGAGCCAGGCAATGAGATGGTCCTTGGGGCACATATGCTTGAAGTGTGTCCGACCATTGCGGCGACCAAGCCGACGATTGCTGTACATCCGCTTGGGATTGGCGGCAAAGAAGACCCAGCCAGGATGATCTTCAACGGGAAGAGCGGATCAGCCTTGAATTCCTCCATCGTGGACCTTGGTCATCGCTTCCGCCTCATCGTCAACGAAGTGGATGCAATCGAGCCTGAGATTGACATGCCGAACCTGCCAGTCGCCCGTATCCTCTGGCGTCCGCAGCCTTCCTTAAATGAAGGGGCAGAAAACTGGATCCTTGCCGGAGGGGCCCATCACACACTATTTTCCTATAAAGTCACGACTGAACAGCTGCGTGACTTTGCGGAGTTAATAGGAATAGAATGTGTCGTCATTAATCAGGAGACGAATAAGCATGCATTTGTGAATGAATTGAGATGGAATGATGTGGTTTATAAATAA
- the araD gene encoding L-ribulose-5-phosphate 4-epimerase: protein MLDSLKEQVLKANLLLPEYKMVTFTWGNVSGIDREEGLVVIKPSGVPYEELKADDLVVVDLDGEVIEGSLRPSSDTATHLALYKAFSEIGGIVHTHSPWATSWAQAARPIPPLGTTHADYYYGEIPCTRILTEQEITSGYELETGNVIIETFRNKGLDPVAMPGVLVSGHAPFAWGKDAMQAVHNAVVLEEVAKMALQTYQLNPNAQPIDQYLLDKHYLRKHGKNAYYGQKAARN from the coding sequence ATGCTAGATTCATTGAAGGAGCAAGTGCTTAAGGCGAATCTCTTATTGCCTGAGTACAAGATGGTGACATTTACATGGGGAAATGTGAGCGGGATTGACCGGGAGGAAGGATTGGTCGTCATCAAGCCGAGCGGGGTGCCATATGAGGAGCTGAAGGCAGATGACCTGGTTGTCGTCGATTTGGATGGAGAAGTGATAGAAGGGAGCCTGCGGCCGTCATCTGATACTGCGACACATTTGGCGCTCTACAAAGCTTTCAGTGAGATTGGCGGCATCGTACATACCCACTCGCCATGGGCGACAAGCTGGGCTCAGGCAGCACGTCCGATTCCGCCTCTTGGGACAACCCATGCGGATTATTATTATGGGGAAATTCCTTGCACCCGCATATTGACTGAGCAGGAAATCACGAGCGGCTATGAGCTTGAGACAGGAAATGTCATCATCGAGACGTTCCGAAACAAAGGGCTTGATCCTGTCGCCATGCCAGGTGTACTCGTTTCAGGACATGCACCATTTGCATGGGGGAAGGATGCGATGCAGGCTGTTCATAATGCGGTCGTGCTCGAGGAAGTGGCGAAGATGGCGCTGCAGACCTATCAATTAAACCCGAATGCACAGCCAATCGATCAGTATTTACTGGATAAGCATTACTTGCGCAAGCATGGAAAGAACGCCTATTACGGGCAGAAGGCAGCAAGGAACTAA
- the araB gene encoding ribulokinase, with translation MAKYAIGVDYGTQSGRAVLVEIGTGREVATSVKAYSHGVMDEFLPDGVTRLEHDWALQHPADYLEVLGSTIPAVLNQAGISAEDVIGIGIDFTACTVLPIDENRNPLCFADKYKNNPHAYVKLWKHHAAQEEANRLNEIADERGDAFLQRYGGKISSEWLFPKLWQIANEAPDVYEEMDQFVEAADWVVSQLTGALKRNSCTAGYKAIWHKQDGYPAKDFFKALDERLENVVEEKLSRDIYAIGEKAGELTDWAAELTGLKPGTAVAIANVDAHVAAPAVGITEPGKLLMIMGTSTCHILLGEEEKMVPGMCGVVEDGVIAGFMGYEAGQSCVGDHFEWFTENCVPKACQEEAEKLGMNIHQYLTDKAGKLAVGESGLLALDWWNGNRSTLVDVDLTGVLLGATLQTKPEEIYRALIEATAYGTRTIVEAFRNSGVPIHEVYACGGIAEKNALMMQIYADVLDMEIRISASSQTPALGSAMFGAVAAGKERGGYDDIKEAAKEMARLKDVVYRPNKEDAAVYKQLFAEYTRLYDYFGRGENNVMKQLKAIKKASRKPIAAV, from the coding sequence ATGGCTAAATATGCAATTGGGGTAGATTACGGGACTCAGTCAGGAAGAGCGGTGTTGGTGGAAATCGGAACAGGTCGCGAAGTGGCGACTTCTGTGAAAGCGTATTCACACGGTGTAATGGATGAATTTTTGCCGGATGGCGTGACGCGCCTGGAACATGATTGGGCCTTACAGCATCCAGCAGACTATTTAGAGGTATTGGGAAGCACGATTCCAGCTGTGCTGAACCAAGCTGGCATTTCAGCTGAGGACGTCATTGGGATTGGGATTGATTTTACCGCCTGTACGGTATTACCGATTGATGAGAACAGAAACCCTCTATGCTTTGCGGATAAATACAAAAACAACCCGCATGCCTACGTCAAGCTATGGAAGCATCATGCAGCACAGGAGGAAGCGAACCGCTTGAATGAAATCGCGGATGAACGCGGGGATGCCTTCCTGCAGCGTTATGGCGGTAAGATTTCCTCAGAATGGCTGTTCCCTAAGCTATGGCAGATTGCCAATGAGGCGCCAGATGTATATGAAGAAATGGACCAATTCGTGGAAGCGGCAGACTGGGTTGTCTCTCAGCTGACAGGTGCATTAAAGCGAAACAGCTGTACAGCTGGATACAAGGCCATCTGGCATAAGCAAGACGGCTATCCGGCAAAGGACTTCTTCAAGGCGCTTGATGAGCGACTGGAGAATGTGGTGGAGGAGAAATTGTCTCGGGATATTTATGCGATTGGCGAGAAGGCCGGGGAGCTGACAGACTGGGCGGCCGAGCTGACAGGGTTGAAGCCGGGCACAGCCGTTGCCATTGCTAATGTGGATGCCCATGTTGCCGCGCCTGCTGTTGGAATCACAGAGCCAGGCAAGCTTCTCATGATCATGGGAACGTCCACATGCCATATCCTCCTTGGGGAGGAGGAAAAAATGGTTCCGGGCATGTGCGGAGTCGTGGAGGACGGTGTCATTGCAGGATTCATGGGCTATGAGGCCGGGCAATCCTGCGTGGGCGACCACTTCGAATGGTTCACGGAAAATTGCGTACCAAAGGCCTGCCAGGAGGAAGCAGAAAAACTTGGCATGAACATTCATCAATATTTAACGGATAAAGCCGGCAAGCTGGCAGTTGGTGAAAGCGGTTTATTAGCGCTTGACTGGTGGAACGGAAATCGTTCAACGTTGGTGGATGTGGATTTGACTGGTGTCCTGCTTGGTGCGACCTTGCAGACGAAGCCAGAGGAAATCTATCGTGCGTTGATTGAGGCAACGGCTTATGGAACAAGAACCATCGTTGAAGCGTTCCGAAACAGCGGGGTTCCTATTCATGAGGTATATGCATGCGGAGGCATTGCTGAGAAGAATGCTCTGATGATGCAAATCTATGCAGATGTACTGGATATGGAGATTCGCATCTCCGCCTCCTCACAAACGCCGGCGCTAGGTTCTGCCATGTTTGGAGCGGTTGCAGCCGGCAAGGAGCGCGGCGGATATGATGACATTAAAGAGGCAGCCAAGGAAATGGCCCGGTTAAAGGATGTTGTCTATCGTCCAAATAAGGAGGATGCAGCTGTATACAAGCAGCTATTTGCGGAGTACACGCGCCTCTATGATTATTTTGGCCGCGGGGAAAACAACGTCATGAAGCAATTAAAAGCCATTAAAAAGGCGAGCCGAAAACCGATCGCAGCCGTTTAA